One stretch of Malus domestica chromosome 14, GDT2T_hap1 DNA includes these proteins:
- the LOC103453970 gene encoding probable polyribonucleotide nucleotidyltransferase 1, chloroplastic isoform X2 — translation MLANPDSGRLHCPNPSQFLNPNRPKCFRFPNCPRSPCFPSKSKFCNLSLLLPRQTSKKGLGIRALSDPGGVSTSGGPLGYPQPYSVKIPVGDRHILVETGHIGRQASASVTVTDGETIIYTSVCLADTPSEPSDFFPLSVHYQERFSAAGRTSGGFFKREGRAKDDEVLICRLIDRPLRPTMLNGFYHETQILSWVLSYDGLHSPDSLAVTAAGIAVALSEVPNSKTVAGVRIGLVGDKFIVNPTIKEMEDSELDLLVAGTDNAILMIEGYCDFLTEEKLLQAVEVGQDAIRAICNEVEALVKKCGKPKMLDAIKLPPPELYNHVEEIAGDELVRALQIKDKIPRRKALLSLEGEVLTILTEKGYISKDAALIGSETIPDIFEDEEEDEEVVVDGEVDEVDEGDVHIKPSSRKSTPLFFSEVDVKLVFKEVTSKFLRRRIVEGGRRSDGRTPYEIRPINSKCGLLPRAHGSALFTRGETQSLAVVTLGDKQMAQRVDNLVDVDEWKRFYLQYTFPPSCVGEVGRNGAPSRREIGHGMLAERALEPILPSEDDFPYTIRVESTITESNGSSSMASVCGGCLALQDAGVPIKSSIVGIAMGMVLETEEFGGNGSPLILSDITGSEDASGDMDFKVAGNEDGVTAFQMDIKVSGITLPVMREALLQAKDGRKHIIAEMLKCSSPPSRSLSKYAPLIHIMKVNPEKVSLIIGSGGKKVKSIIEESGVDAIDTQEDGIELRDQINSSIWSICGNSTWARGTLPY, via the exons ATGTTGGCAAATCCTGACAGTGGCAGACTCCACTGCCCTAATCCCTCCCAATTCCTGAACCCAAACAGGCCCAAATGTTTCCGCTTTCCAAACTGCCCTCGTTCCCCATGCTTCCCCAGCAAGTCCAAGTTCTGCAACTTGTCCCTGCTTCTGCCCAGGCAGACCAGCAAGAAGGGTCTTGGCATCAGAGCTTTGTCCGATCCCGGCGGCGTTTCGACGAGCGGTGGTCCTCTGGGATACCCTCAGCCGTACTCTGTCAAAATCCCTGTTGGTGATAGACAT ATTTTGGTTGAGACAGGTCATATTGGGAGACAAGCCAGTGCTTCTGTTACAGTGACAGATGGAGAAACC ATTATTTACACATCTGTTTGTCTGGCTGACACTCCAAGTGAGCCTTCAGACTTCTTCCCTCTTTCAGTACATTATCAGGAGCGCTTTTCTGCAGCAGGTCGAACTAG TGGAGGCTTCTTCAAACGAGAAGGAAGGGCAAAAGATGATGAG GTTCTCATTTGTAGATTGATTGATAGGCCTTTGCGTCCAACTATGTTGAACGGCTTCTACCATGAAACTCAGATACTTTCTTGG GTTCTGAGTTATGATGGTTTGCACTCTCCTGATTCTTTGGCAGTCACAGCAGCTGGGATAGCAGT GGCTCTTTCAGAAGTTCCAAACTCAAAAACTGTAGCAGGAGTGCGAATTGGTCTTGTTGGTGACAAATTTATCGTGAATCCAACAATAAAGGAGATGGAAGACTCTGAATTGGACTTGTTGGTCGCTGGCACGGATAATGCAATATTGATGATAGAG GGCTATTGTGATTTTCTCACAGAGGAAAAGTTGCTGCAAGCAGTAGAAGTTGGGCAG GATGCCATACGAGCAATTTGCAATGAGGTAGAAGCTTTGGTTAAGAAGTGTGGAAAGCCAAAAATGCTTGATGCAATCAAATTACCTCCCCCTGAGCTATATAATCATGTTGAG GAAATTGCCGGTGATGAGTTGGTAAGAGCTCTGCAGATTAAGGACAAGATTCCTAGAAGGAAAGCTCTCTTGTCTTTGGAAGGAGAAGTTTTAACTATACTAACAGAAAAGGGATATATTAGTAAGGATGCAGCTCTCATAGGCAGTGAAACAATACCAGATATATTTGAAGATgaagaggaggatgaggaagtgGTTGTGGATGGTGAAGTAGATGAAGTAGATGAAGGTGATGTTCATATAAAGCCTAGTTCACGAAAGTCAACCCCCTTG ttCTTTTCTGAGGTAGATGTGAAGCTGGTATTCAAAGAAGTGACATCCAAATTTTTACGAAGACGCATTGTGGAG GGTGGAAGAAGAAGTGATGGACGTACCCCATATGAGATACGTCCAATTAACTCAAAATGTGGACTGCTTCCAAGGGCACATGGAAGTGCTCTTTTCACACGTGGGGAAACCCAG TCATTGGCTGTTGTTACACTCGGGGATAAACAGATGGCACAGAGGGTAGACAACCTAGTTGATGTTGACGAATGGAAGAGATTCTATCTCCAG TACACATTTCCCCCTTCATGTGTTGGGGAAGTTGGACGGAATGGAGCCCCTAGTAGAAGAGAAATTGGCCATGGAATGCTTGCTGAGAGAGCTCTTGAACCAATTTTGCCTTCCGAAGATGATTTTCCTTACACTATACGTGTTGAGAGTACAATTACTGAAAGCAATGGCTCTTCAAG TATGGCATCTGTTTGTGGGGGCTGCTTAGCTTTGCAGGATGCTGGTGTTCCGATCAAGTCCTCTATAGTTGGGATAGCAATGGGTATGGTTCTGGAAACTGAGGAATTTGGGGGAAACGGTTCTCCACTAATTCTGTCTGACATAACTGGATCTGAAGATGCATCTGGGGATATGGATTTCAAG GTTGCTGGAAATGAAGATGGTGTAACTGCATTTCAGATGGACATAAAG GTGAGCGGGATTACTTTACCAGTTATGAGAGAGGCACTCCTACAGGCAAAGGATGGCCGTAAGCATATTATTG CGGAAATGCTGAAGTGCTCATCTCCTCCTTCAAGATCGCTTTCTAAGTACGCACCACTGATTCACATAATGAAG GTCAACCCCGAGAAAGTAAGCTTAATCATTGGTAGTGGCGGGAAGAAGGTGAAGAGTATTATAGAAGAGTCTGGAGTAGACGCAATTGACACACAAGAAGACGGGATA GAACTGCGAGATCAAATCAATAGTTCCATATGGAGTATTTGTGGAAATAGCACCTGGGCGAGAG GGACTTTGCCATATTAG